A genomic region of Metopolophium dirhodum isolate CAU chromosome 1, ASM1992520v1, whole genome shotgun sequence contains the following coding sequences:
- the LOC132934882 gene encoding kinesin heavy chain translates to MAAEREIAAEDSIKVVCRFRPLNDSEEKAGSRFVVKFPTGPDENCITIGGKVYLFDKVFKPNASQDKVYGDAAKSIVSDVLAGYNGTIFAYGQTSSGKTHTMEGVIGDPSKQGIIPRIVNDIFNHIYAMEENLEFHIKVSYFEIYMDKIRDLLDVSKVNLSVHEDKNRVPFVKGATERFVSSPEEVFAVIEEGKANRHIAVTNMNEHSSRSHSVFLINVKQENLENEKKLSGKLYLVDLAGSEKVSKTGAEGTVLDEAKNINKSLSALGNVISALAEDKKTHIPYRDSKLTRILQESLGGNARTTIIICCSPASFNESETKSTLDFGRRAKTIKNVITVNEELTAEEWKRRYEKEKEKCTRYKAKCDKLQTELNRWRCGETVKEDEQVNLQEPMEASTPNVQVDIKKELVVGPVPAIPGGVMTESMSTEERQKLEEEREALYQQLDDKDEEINQQSQDIEKLKEQIMEQEELLTSTQRDYEQLQQEMHRITQENESAKEEVKEVLQALEELAVNYDQKSQEVDVKNKENETLMEELSIKESSLNSTSSELQQLKDMFIHQKKRTTDMLSNLLKDIAEIGAAIGSEAELNQQAISDGNSKLDEEFTVARLYISKMKSEVKNLVQRCNFFELSQTDMNKKVSDYEKELGESRLKISQNEARLKSMQESLREAENKKRTLEENIDALREEFAKMKAAEQVHIVSSSKEKAEEKEKATSMRAALETQMDQLRDVHHKQVADLRDEISEKQALIAELKDQVQKYSLAQQQLQTDYNKLLQEDQEKSQRLQEYVLANERREQARKDLKGLEDTVTKELQTLHNLRKIFVQDLQSRMKKSATAEDTDEASSGGTLAQRQKISFLENNLDQLTKVHKQLVRDNADLRCELPKLEKRLRATMDRVKALESALKDAKEGAMRDRKRYQYEVDRIKDAVRQKNLARRGPSPQIAKPIRAGQHNIISINRISEDELKKRKAAAIPEIAESS, encoded by the exons ATGGCAGCCGAGAGAGAAATCGCCGCCGAGGACAGCATCAAAGTCGTCTGTCGCTTCCGTCCGCTTAACGATTCTGAAGAAAAAGCAGGGTCCAGGTTCGTCGTTAAGTTTCCCACTGGACCCGATGAAAACTGCATCACGATCGGC ggaaaagtttatttatttgataaagtcTTCAAGCCAAATGCCAGTCAAGATAAAGTTTATGGTGATGCAGCAAAGTCAATTGTATcag aTGTACTTGCTGGTTATAATGGAACAATTTTTGCATACGGTCAAACGTCTTCTGGTAAAACACATACTATGGAGGGGGTCATTGGTGATCCATCAAAACAAGGTATTATTCCACGGATTGTCAATGATATATTTAACCATATTTATGCAATGGAAGAAAATTTGGAGTTTCATATAAAGGTGtcttattttgaaatttatatggaCAAGATTCGTGATTTATTAGATG TATCAAAAGTGAACTTAAGTGTTCATGAAGACAAAAATAGAGTTCCTTTCGTAAAAGGTGCTACTGAACGTTTTGTTTCTAGTCCGGAAGAAGTATTTGCTGTTATTGAAGAAGGCAAAGCCAACAGACATATAGCTGTGACAA ACATGAATGAGCACAGTTCTAGAAGTCATAGTGTGTTTTTGATAAACGTGAAGCAAGaaaatttggaaaatgaaaaaaagttatCTGGAAAACTTTATCTTGTAGATTTAGCTGGTAGTGAAAAa gtaAGCAAAACTGGTGCAGAAGGTACAGTATTAGACGaagcaaaaaatattaacaaatcatTATCAGCTTTGGGTAATGTAATATCTGCATTGGCCGaagataaaaaaacacatataccATATCGAGATTCAAAACTAACACGTATATTACAAGAATCATTGGGTGGAAATGCTCGTACTACAATTATAATTTGCTGTTCTCCTGCATCTTTCAATGAGTCAGAAACAAAATCAACTTTAGATTTTGGTAGAAG agCAAAAACAATTAAGAATGTTATTACTGTCAATGAAGAGTTAACGGCAGAAGAATGGAAAAGACGttatgaaaaagaaaaagaaaaatgtacacGTTATAAAGCAAAGTGTGATAAACTACAGACTGAACTTAATcg TTGGAGGTGTGGAGAAACTGTAAAAGAAGATGAACAAGTTAATTTACAAGAGCCAATGGAAGCATCTACACCAAATGTTCAAGttgatattaaaaaag aaTTAGTGGTTGGACCAGTTCCTGCAATACCAGGAGGCGTAATGACTGAATCCATGTCAACAGAGGAAAGACAAAAACTTGAAGAAGAACGTGAAGCATTATATCAGCAATTGGACGATAAAGATGAAGAAATAAATCAACAAAGTCAAgacatagaaaaattaaaagaacaaATAATGGAACAGGAAGAa CTTCTAACATCAACTCAAAGAGACTACGAGCAGTTACAACAAGAAATGCATAGAATTACTCAAGAGAATGAAAGTGCAAAAGAAGAAGTGAAAGAAGTTCTGCAAGCTCTTGAAGAACTTGCAGTTAATTACGATCAAAAAAGTCAAGAAGTtgatgtaaaaaataaagaaaacgaGACTCTTATGGAAGAATTATCAATAAAagaa tcATCTTTGAACTCAACATCATCTGAACTACAACAGTTAAAAGATATGTTCATACATCAGAAGAAACGTACAACAGACATGTTATCAAATCTTCTAAAAGATATAGCTGAAATTGGAGCAGCAATTGGAAGTGAAGCTGAACTTAAT CAACAAGCTATTAGTGATGGGAATAGCAAGCTGGATGAAGAATTTACTGTTGCTAGactttatattagtaaaatgaaATCTGAAGTAAAAAATTTAGTTCAACGATGCAATTTCTTCGAATTAAGTCAAACTGATATGAACAAAAAA GTTAGTGATTATGAGAAGGAACTTGGTGAAAGTCGTTTGAAAATCTCACAAAATGAGGCTCGCCTTAAATCTATGCAAGAATCTTTAAGAGAAGCAGAAAATAAGAAACGTACATTAGAAGAAAATATTGATGCGTTAAGAGAAGAGTTTGCAAAAATGAAAGCAGCAG AACAAGTTCACATTGTATCATCATCGAAAGAAAAAGCAGAAGAAAAAGAGAAAGCTACTAGCATGCGAGCTGCTCTTGAAACACAAATGGACCAATTACGAGATGTCCATCATAAACAA GTTGCTGATTTAAGAGATGAGATTAGTGAAAAACAAGCATTAATTGCAGAGCTTAAAGatcaagttcaaaaatattctttGGCACAACAACAACTGCAAACAGATTACAATAAACTATTGCAAGAAGATCAAGAAAAAAGTCAACGCCTTCAAGAATATGTTTTAGCCAATGAGCGTCGTGAACAAGCACGTAAAGATCTCAAAGGCTTGGAAGATACTGTTACCAAAGAACTACAAACATTACATAACTTACGTAAAATATTTGTGCAAGATTTACAA TCTCGCATGAAAAAATCAGCTACAGCTGAAGATACAGATGAAGCCAGTAGTGGAGGAACATTAGCCCAAAGACAAAAAATTAGTTTCCTGGAGAATAATTTAGATCAACTTACCAAAGTCCACAAACAACTGGTCAGGGATAATGCAGATCTACGATGTGAATTACCTAAATTGGAAAAAAGATTACGTGCTACAATGGACCGTGTTAAG GCACTTGAATCGGCATTGAAAGATGCTAAAGAAGGTGCCATGAGGGATAGGAAACGGTATCAATATGAAGTAGATCGTATTAAAGATGCAGTGAGACAAAAGAATTTAGCTCGCAGAGGACCTAGTCCACAAATTG CCAAACCAATCAGAGCaggacaacataatattatttcaattaatcgTATTAGTGAAGATGAACTAAAAAAACGTAAAGCTGCTGCTATACCTg AGATTGCTGAAAGTAGTTAA